In the genome of Candidatus Paceibacterota bacterium, one region contains:
- the cyaB gene encoding class IV adenylate cyclase gives MNIEVEIKIKLKNHKKVREKLRKFGKLEKTIRQVDEYYVPCQRDFFAKKPKPIEWLRIRTNYNKKGIKTIFEYDKHFDNKDGSQGYAKEYETEVSDVKSLRKILSFLDFKKIIIIDKKREYWYAGKFEIALDTVKNLGKFIEIEAYKDFKNTKEARVGCNEFAQKLGLSKDYIKNNHTATGYPVILMEKIKK, from the coding sequence ATGAATATAGAAGTTGAAATAAAAATTAAATTAAAAAATCACAAAAAAGTCAGAGAAAAACTGAGAAAATTTGGTAAGCTTGAGAAAACAATAAGGCAAGTTGATGAATATTATGTTCCGTGTCAGAGGGATTTTTTTGCAAAGAAACCAAAACCAATAGAGTGGCTTCGAATTAGAACTAATTATAATAAAAAGGGGATAAAAACTATTTTTGAATATGATAAGCATTTTGATAATAAAGATGGAAGCCAGGGTTATGCTAAAGAATACGAAACCGAAGTTTCGGATGTAAAATCATTAAGAAAAATTTTATCCTTTTTAGATTTTAAGAAAATAATAATAATTGATAAAAAAAGGGAATATTGGTATGCGGGAAAGTTTGAAATCGCTCTTGATACTGTAAAAAATCTTGGAAAATTTATTGAAATAGAAGCATATAAAGATTTTAAAAACACTAAAGAGGCGAGAGTTGGTTGTAATGAATTTGCACAAAAATTAGGTTTGAGCAAAGATTATATTAAAAATAACCACACAGCAACCGGTTACCCCGTCATTTTGATGGAGAAGATTAAAAAATAG